In the Maribacter sp. MJ134 genome, one interval contains:
- a CDS encoding DUF3127 domain-containing protein, which yields MEIEGKVKLVGETKTFGNNGFRKRELVVTTDEQYPQHIMVEFVQDKCDLLNSYAVGQDVKVSINLRGREWTNPQGEVKYFNSIQGWRIENLQQQSQPEGMPPVPPMEAFEPADNLNEEDHDDLPF from the coding sequence ATGGAAATAGAAGGAAAAGTGAAGTTGGTCGGAGAGACCAAGACTTTTGGAAACAACGGTTTCAGAAAAAGAGAATTAGTAGTAACTACCGATGAGCAGTATCCGCAACATATTATGGTAGAATTTGTTCAGGACAAATGTGATTTGTTGAACAGTTACGCTGTTGGTCAGGATGTTAAGGTCAGCATAAATCTAAGAGGTAGAGAGTGGACAAACCCACAAGGCGAGGTAAAATATTTTAACTCCATCCAAGGTTGGCGTATAGAGAACTTACAGCAGCAATCACAACCGGAAGGAATGCCACCTGTTCCTCCGATGGAAGCTTTTGAGCCTGCTGATAATTTAAATGAAGAAGATCATGATGATCTTCCATTTTAA
- the aat gene encoding leucyl/phenylalanyl-tRNA--protein transferase has product MVEEETSEGPIHFLSERLYFPSVENANSEGLLAVGGDLSSERLLLAYQSGIFPWFNDDSLIMWWSPKMRMVLYPEEVKISKSMQKVIRSDQFRLTKNKRFKTVIEQCSAVPRNDQEGTWITDEMKKAYLELHQKGFAKSYEVWEGNNLVGGLYGIDLGHIFCGESMFSLKPNASKFAFIKLAEELQEQHYKLIDCQLYTDHLASLGAREIPRSLFMSRLKGQN; this is encoded by the coding sequence ATGGTGGAAGAGGAAACATCAGAGGGACCAATTCATTTCCTTTCGGAGCGCTTGTACTTTCCTTCGGTGGAGAACGCCAATTCCGAAGGACTTCTGGCGGTAGGCGGTGATTTGTCCTCCGAACGGCTTTTATTGGCATATCAAAGTGGAATTTTTCCGTGGTTCAATGATGATTCGCTCATCATGTGGTGGAGCCCAAAGATGCGAATGGTATTGTATCCGGAAGAGGTTAAAATCTCTAAAAGCATGCAAAAAGTAATCCGTTCAGACCAGTTTCGTTTAACAAAGAACAAAAGATTTAAGACGGTTATTGAACAGTGTTCCGCCGTTCCCAGAAATGACCAGGAAGGTACTTGGATAACGGATGAAATGAAAAAGGCCTATCTGGAGCTACACCAAAAAGGTTTCGCCAAATCTTATGAAGTTTGGGAAGGAAATAATTTGGTCGGTGGTTTGTACGGAATTGATTTGGGACATATATTTTGTGGAGAAAGTATGTTTAGCTTAAAGCCTAACGCCTCTAAATTTGCATTTATAAAATTGGCGGAAGAACTACAGGAACAGCATTATAAGTTGATAGACTGTCAGCTATATACCGACCATCTGGCGAGTTTGGGAGCTAGGGAAATACCCCGAAGCTTGTTTATGAGTAGGCTAAAGGGACAGAACTAG
- a CDS encoding DUF2490 domain-containing protein yields the protein MFFTRKSSILFICFWTVFHTVKAQDNWTGYWQPQLALNYKVTANYSHNFSLAKRTYLYQDSALDFEIRQLDFVHFSKLKISDNQSLGLGFQYRFRENFEQDKENELRITQQYNITHKARVLRFGHRLRTEQRITASATIHRFRYRFAMDLPLQGVELDIGESYLVLTTESLLSAGKATRPEYDQRITAQLGWLISEKTKFQLGAEYQAENYNAVTENVAFLITNLVLSL from the coding sequence ATGTTCTTTACTAGGAAAAGCAGTATTCTATTTATTTGTTTTTGGACCGTTTTTCATACCGTAAAGGCACAGGATAATTGGACCGGCTATTGGCAACCTCAACTTGCCCTGAATTACAAAGTAACCGCAAATTACTCCCATAACTTTTCCTTAGCAAAACGCACCTATCTGTACCAGGATTCTGCATTGGATTTTGAAATAAGACAATTAGACTTTGTACATTTTTCTAAACTTAAGATTAGTGATAATCAAAGTCTGGGTTTAGGGTTCCAATATAGATTTCGTGAAAATTTTGAACAGGACAAAGAAAATGAACTGCGTATAACGCAGCAGTATAACATTACCCATAAAGCGAGAGTTCTAAGATTTGGGCATAGGTTAAGAACGGAACAACGCATTACGGCATCCGCTACCATACATAGGTTTAGATATAGATTTGCAATGGATTTACCCCTGCAGGGTGTTGAATTGGATATTGGCGAATCTTATTTAGTACTAACCACCGAGTCTCTACTGAGTGCAGGAAAAGCTACGCGACCGGAATATGACCAACGTATAACCGCACAATTGGGTTGGTTGATCAGTGAAAAAACCAAATTTCAACTTGGAGCGGAATACCAAGCGGAAAATTATAATGCGGTTACGGAAAATGTAGCGTTCTTAATCACAAATCTAGTTCTGTCCCTTTAG
- a CDS encoding DNA-3-methyladenine glycosylase I has translation MEKHKCGWCVGDTLYEDYHDKEWGVPVKDDATLFEFLVLETFQAGLSWITILRKRENFRKAFDNFDYQKIALYDTKKKEELLQNAGIIRNKLKVNATISNAIAFMEVQKTFGSFHKYIWDFLDHKPMINKIQNYKEAPANTPLSDQISKDLKKRGFKFVGSTVVYAFMQATGMVNDHEINCFRYTQV, from the coding sequence ATGGAAAAACACAAATGTGGCTGGTGTGTTGGCGATACGCTGTATGAAGATTATCATGATAAGGAGTGGGGTGTTCCGGTCAAGGATGATGCTACGCTATTTGAGTTTCTTGTTCTAGAGACTTTTCAGGCGGGTCTTAGCTGGATAACCATTTTGAGAAAAAGAGAAAACTTCAGAAAGGCCTTTGATAATTTTGATTATCAAAAAATTGCCTTGTACGACACCAAGAAAAAAGAAGAACTTTTACAGAACGCCGGTATTATCAGGAACAAACTTAAAGTAAACGCTACTATCTCCAATGCCATAGCCTTTATGGAAGTACAGAAAACTTTTGGAAGTTTCCATAAATATATTTGGGACTTTCTTGACCACAAACCAATGATAAACAAAATACAGAACTATAAAGAGGCCCCTGCGAATACTCCGCTTTCCGACCAAATTAGCAAGGATTTAAAAAAAAGAGGCTTTAAATTTGTTGGAAGCACCGTGGTCTACGCCTTTATGCAGGCAACGGGCATGGTTAACGATCATGAAATAAATTGCTTTAGGTATACCCAGGTCTAG
- a CDS encoding sodium-dependent bicarbonate transport family permease, protein MDLHLLLDNLTNPALLFFFLGILAVSLKSDLEIPANSSKFISLYLMFSIGFKGGMELSHSNLDLEILWSLLFGVFLALFVPVFSYFILRRKFSVANSGAIAAAYGSVSAVTFVTAVSFLEIEQIPFGGHMVAVMALMEAPSIIIGVLLMSYFQKDKKNQISLTGVVKHSLTNGSVLLILGSLVIGFLASDQQARGIEPFTTDIFKGFLAVFLLDMGITSGKKLNDFLKKGWFAFLFAIIIPLINGITVAIVSAAFTESVGNRFLFAILAASASYIAVPAAMRLAAPKANPSLYLPMALAITFPFNITLGMPLYLWVVQSF, encoded by the coding sequence ATGGATTTACATTTGTTGCTTGACAACCTGACCAACCCTGCCTTACTTTTTTTCTTTCTCGGTATTTTGGCGGTGTCCTTAAAGAGCGATTTGGAAATACCCGCCAATTCGTCAAAATTCATATCCCTTTACCTCATGTTCTCTATTGGATTTAAAGGTGGGATGGAACTTTCACATAGCAATCTGGATCTAGAAATACTGTGGTCATTATTGTTCGGAGTCTTCTTGGCGCTATTTGTTCCGGTATTCAGTTATTTTATCCTTCGGAGAAAATTCAGTGTTGCCAACTCCGGGGCTATAGCGGCCGCTTACGGTTCGGTGAGCGCCGTTACCTTCGTAACCGCTGTTTCCTTCTTGGAGATAGAACAGATACCGTTCGGGGGTCACATGGTAGCCGTTATGGCACTTATGGAAGCGCCCTCCATCATTATTGGCGTGCTGTTAATGTCGTATTTCCAAAAGGATAAAAAAAACCAGATAAGCTTAACGGGGGTGGTAAAACACTCTTTGACCAACGGAAGTGTACTCCTCATCCTAGGTAGCCTTGTGATTGGATTTTTAGCTAGTGATCAACAGGCGAGAGGTATTGAGCCCTTTACAACGGATATATTTAAAGGATTTTTAGCTGTATTTCTGCTAGATATGGGGATTACCAGTGGTAAAAAACTTAATGATTTTCTAAAGAAAGGTTGGTTCGCATTTCTATTCGCCATTATTATTCCTTTAATTAACGGTATTACTGTTGCCATCGTAAGTGCCGCTTTTACAGAAAGTGTTGGAAACCGTTTTCTCTTTGCGATATTGGCCGCAAGTGCCTCTTATATTGCCGTGCCCGCAGCGATGCGGCTAGCGGCACCAAAAGCCAATCCCAGTTTATATCTGCCCATGGCCCTTGCCATTACCTTTCCGTTTAACATAACATTAGGTATGCCGCTATACTTGTGGGTAGTGCAATCTTTTTAA
- a CDS encoding LysR family transcriptional regulator produces MNYTLHQLQVFLKVSEKQSITKAAEELFLTQPAVSIQLRNFQDQFSIPLTEVVGRKLYITDFGREIAEAAEKILDQVYAINYKSSSYEGNLSGRLKISIVSTGKYVMPYFLSNFIKGNEGVELLMDVTNKSKVVKALELNEVDFALVSVLPTHLKMDKIALMTNKLFLVGDMKRSFNSKNKNKIFKDLPLIYREQGSATRGAMEEFIRKNNLPTSKKIELTSNEAVKQAVIAGLGYSIMPLIGIKNELRNGDLQIIEVSGLPIITTWNLVWLQSKNLSPAANAFLAYVKEEKEDIIAEHFDWFENI; encoded by the coding sequence ATGAATTATACCTTACATCAACTTCAGGTTTTTCTCAAAGTGTCAGAAAAACAAAGTATTACAAAGGCAGCGGAAGAATTATTTTTAACGCAGCCTGCGGTATCTATTCAGTTAAGAAATTTTCAAGATCAATTCTCCATACCATTGACAGAGGTGGTAGGGAGAAAACTATATATTACGGATTTTGGAAGGGAAATTGCCGAGGCGGCCGAAAAGATTTTGGACCAAGTCTATGCGATTAATTATAAATCATCATCGTACGAAGGTAATTTGTCGGGGAGGTTAAAGATTTCGATAGTCTCCACGGGTAAATACGTAATGCCCTATTTCCTTTCAAATTTTATAAAGGGTAATGAGGGGGTAGAGCTTTTAATGGATGTAACCAATAAATCTAAAGTGGTTAAGGCACTGGAATTGAATGAAGTGGATTTTGCGTTGGTTTCCGTATTGCCTACGCATTTGAAAATGGATAAGATAGCCCTGATGACCAATAAACTCTTTTTGGTGGGGGATATGAAACGCAGCTTTAATTCTAAGAATAAAAATAAGATTTTCAAGGACCTTCCATTGATTTATAGAGAACAAGGGTCCGCCACGAGGGGTGCAATGGAAGAATTTATAAGGAAGAACAATCTACCTACATCAAAGAAAATAGAATTAACATCAAATGAAGCCGTTAAGCAAGCTGTAATAGCAGGTTTAGGATATTCTATTATGCCTTTAATAGGAATTAAGAATGAATTACGTAACGGTGATTTACAGATTATAGAAGTTTCAGGTCTGCCTATAATTACTACATGGAATTTGGTGTGGTTACAATCAAAGAACCTTTCTCCTGCCGCCAATGCCTTCTTAGCATACGTAAAGGAAGAAAAAGAGGATATTATAGCAGAACATTTCGATTGGTTCGAAAATATTTAA
- the cutA gene encoding divalent cation tolerance protein CutA, producing the protein MILAHIIAKDRNQALKIINLLMDQKLLLQAVVSEKTVYEKKNAQGQLVSSKQTLIIGKTKALLFKTINDVLKTNFKTNMPMLYSVPIVYMDEELASLIRENTAKV; encoded by the coding sequence ATGATACTAGCACACATCATTGCCAAGGATAGAAACCAAGCGCTTAAAATCATAAATCTATTGATGGACCAAAAATTACTTTTACAGGCCGTAGTATCTGAAAAAACGGTATACGAGAAAAAAAATGCTCAGGGCCAACTTGTAAGTTCAAAACAGACCCTAATCATAGGTAAGACCAAAGCACTTCTATTTAAAACTATCAACGATGTCCTAAAAACAAACTTTAAAACCAACATGCCCATGTTGTATTCCGTTCCTATTGTTTATATGGACGAGGAGCTCGCTTCGCTCATTAGGGAAAACACAGCCAAAGTCTAA
- a CDS encoding TetR/AcrR family transcriptional regulator — MEHLLQSVKIRINEKIFLKDPESSDLGKRIVENSILMISKMGFESFTFKKLGTKIGSNESSIYRYFENKHKLLLYLTSWYWGWLEYQLVFATNGIADPEEKLRKAIEIVTKTTVEDTSFSHINEVLLNKIVINEYSKSYLTKEVDTENKEGYFVIYKRLVNRLSKMIHGVDSEYPYPSSLASTLLEGSLHQHFLRDHFSSLTDFRENDDQKQYFLNLVFSSLKS; from the coding sequence ATGGAACATTTATTACAATCTGTTAAAATAAGAATTAACGAGAAGATTTTTTTAAAAGACCCGGAATCATCCGATTTGGGCAAGCGCATTGTTGAGAATAGTATCCTAATGATTAGCAAAATGGGTTTTGAGAGTTTTACTTTCAAAAAATTAGGGACTAAAATAGGATCCAATGAAAGCTCTATTTATAGGTATTTTGAAAACAAGCATAAATTGCTGTTGTATCTTACCTCTTGGTATTGGGGATGGTTGGAGTATCAATTGGTTTTTGCGACCAATGGTATCGCCGACCCTGAGGAAAAATTACGGAAGGCTATTGAGATCGTGACCAAAACAACAGTTGAGGACACCTCTTTTTCACATATTAACGAGGTACTTTTAAATAAAATCGTGATTAACGAATACTCCAAATCTTATTTGACCAAAGAAGTGGATACGGAAAATAAAGAGGGTTATTTTGTAATCTACAAAAGGTTGGTGAACCGTCTTAGCAAAATGATACATGGTGTGGATTCCGAATATCCTTATCCTTCAAGCTTGGCAAGTACGCTTTTAGAGGGTTCTTTGCACCAGCACTTTCTTAGGGATCACTTTAGTTCTTTGACGGATTTCCGTGAAAATGACGATCAAAAACAATACTTCTTAAACCTAGTGTTCTCATCACTTAAATCCTAA
- a CDS encoding peptidase domain-containing ABC transporter — protein sequence MSKNILTAWQRLIGMLRLDKRDVFQVFYYAIFAGIVSLSLPLGIQAIINLIQGAQVSTSWIVLVVLVTLGVAFVGVLQLMQIRIIENVQQKIFTRASFEFSYRFPKIKMSELRDNYPPELANRFFDILNVQKGLPKLLIDFPAALLQIIFGLLLLSFYHPFFIIYGILLIVLIYVVFKFTVQKGLETSLAESKSKYKVAHWIQEIARSIVSFKLSGRTSHALDKTDTLVDKYLVSRESHFRILVLQFIQMIGFKILVTAGLLLIGGLLVLNQEMNIGQFVAAEIIILLVIASVEKLILGLESFYDVLTSLEKLGQVVDKELEPQDGESPFLHDDKFSLELSNVSYHIPNSEKKIIDDLSILIKSKDRVLLSGPNGSGKSTLLRLIAGIVEPTEGTIYVNNISLKGLHLNYYRAQLGQSLTEESPFEGTLLDNITFGDKEIPKEDIRWAIEKSGLKQFVKEQKLGLKTVIYPEGKQISSTIAKKIVLARSIVRKPRLLILKDPLDQFDSKEATRIMDFLIDVAHPWALIVVSQNPNWVKRCGRILTLNAGKLISEK from the coding sequence ATGTCAAAAAATATTTTAACCGCTTGGCAGCGTCTCATAGGCATGCTACGTCTGGACAAGAGAGACGTTTTTCAAGTCTTTTACTATGCAATTTTTGCGGGAATCGTTAGTTTGTCCCTACCTCTAGGTATCCAGGCCATCATAAATTTAATACAAGGAGCCCAAGTGAGTACTTCTTGGATAGTACTGGTTGTATTGGTGACCTTGGGAGTTGCTTTTGTAGGCGTACTGCAATTGATGCAGATACGAATCATAGAAAACGTACAGCAGAAAATTTTTACAAGGGCATCGTTTGAATTCTCTTACCGTTTTCCCAAGATAAAGATGAGCGAATTACGTGATAATTATCCGCCAGAACTGGCAAACAGGTTTTTTGATATCTTAAATGTGCAAAAAGGTTTACCCAAGTTGTTGATAGATTTTCCGGCAGCACTTTTACAGATTATTTTTGGTCTGCTCTTGCTGTCGTTTTACCATCCCTTCTTCATCATCTACGGTATTTTGTTGATCGTTCTCATCTATGTGGTTTTTAAATTTACGGTACAGAAAGGCCTTGAAACAAGTTTGGCGGAATCTAAAAGTAAATATAAGGTAGCACATTGGATACAGGAGATTGCGCGTTCTATCGTTAGTTTTAAACTCTCTGGTAGAACATCGCACGCCTTGGACAAGACAGATACCCTTGTAGATAAATACTTGGTTTCTAGGGAAAGTCATTTTAGGATTCTAGTATTGCAATTTATTCAGATGATCGGTTTTAAGATCTTGGTAACGGCTGGTCTTTTACTAATCGGTGGTCTATTGGTTTTGAATCAAGAAATGAATATTGGACAATTTGTAGCGGCGGAAATTATTATACTATTGGTAATTGCATCGGTAGAGAAACTTATTTTAGGTCTAGAATCTTTTTATGATGTCCTTACCTCTTTGGAAAAGTTGGGACAGGTAGTAGATAAAGAATTGGAGCCACAGGATGGGGAATCTCCTTTCTTACATGATGATAAATTTAGCCTAGAGTTAAGTAACGTAAGTTATCACATTCCAAATTCCGAAAAGAAAATTATTGATGATCTTTCTATTTTGATAAAGTCAAAGGATAGGGTGCTTTTAAGTGGACCCAATGGCTCGGGAAAATCGACATTACTGCGATTAATAGCGGGTATTGTTGAGCCAACGGAAGGCACCATATACGTTAATAATATTTCCCTAAAAGGTCTGCATCTAAATTACTACAGGGCTCAATTGGGGCAGTCACTTACCGAAGAATCTCCTTTTGAAGGTACGCTCTTAGACAATATCACTTTTGGAGATAAGGAAATTCCGAAAGAGGACATTCGTTGGGCCATTGAAAAATCTGGTTTAAAACAATTTGTCAAAGAACAGAAGTTAGGACTAAAAACTGTTATTTATCCAGAAGGGAAACAAATATCAAGCACCATTGCTAAAAAGATAGTTTTAGCTAGAAGTATTGTTAGAAAGCCGAGACTATTAATTCTAAAGGACCCTCTTGACCAATTTGATTCTAAGGAGGCCACAAGAATCATGGATTTTCTTATTGATGTTGCACATCCTTGGGCTTTGATCGTTGTAAGTCAAAATCCAAATTGGGTGAAAAGGTGCGGTCGAATCTTGACCTTAAATGCAGGAAAATTAATTAGCGAAAAGTAG